ACTCCAAGAGATCTCACTTTTGTATTGGTGCACAGTTTTTTTCACTTTTTGCTTCTGGAATAAACATTTCTCAATAGCCTTAAACATGCACCATTCAGTGGAGCTTAGGCAAGATCATCATTTTGTTATGCATAAATACACTACATTATTGTGTCCGGGTCAGTGAAAAGTTCATCAATGTGTATCTAAGACCAAGTTGACCTGTGGCAACCCTGCTTTAATTGTACCGAAGTCTCATTTATAATGATATTTATGATCAATAGAGCTAATTTTACTCACCATTTGTAAGAAAATAAGACCAGTACTGTAGATGTCAAATCGATCAGGGAGATTCAACTGTAAAAAATTCATTCATAGTGATGGAATAAAAGGTTAGTCACCGGTAAATTCAAAGAGTTTCTACATAAGCTGTCAAAAAACAAGAGGGGCACCTGCCACAGAACAGGGGAAAGTGCAGTAGCAACAGGAGCTGATGGTGCAGATGGAGTTTGAGTGCTCATAATGTATTGCTCAGGTGCTGCATATCTGAACATGATAAACCAAAAAAGTTGGGAAGTCCATTTTATGAAAAATGCAGATGGAGTTTGAGTGCTCATAATGTATTGCTCAGGTGCTGCATATCTGAACTTTGGATAACATTGCTAAAATGGACTTCAGTAATGAAGTTGTTAAAATTCTATTTACTGATAGCACAATACCTATAGATTAAATCAGGAAAGTCAGATTTGGATAACATTGCTGAGAGGACAGGGAATATCCACTAAACTAGTAAAAAACACTACCCAGGTTTAGTATTTGGAACTTGAGAGACAATTGCCTTAACTATCAGACTTCATAGTTTCTTGCTAATCCATAAATGTGCTTTATAAAACCAAAAATTAATAGGGTCGTGGTCCCTAGCAAGCGATTGTTGCAACATACTTTCTGCGCTACACATAAGTTTTTTTATGTGAATGCAGGGGGCCGATAACCCTATCCATGCTTTAAATAAACCTTTTAGGGCTTTCACATATCCGCTCTAAGCAAGCGCCAATGGTATTATGGCAACAATCTCTTGCCAAGGACCTGTGtccaaaataataataataataataataataatataataataataataataataacaataataataataaataattaaattatcaATGTATATTACACGGAGCCGAACACTGACTACGAGCACCAAAATGAACCGGTATTTCTGGAGAGGGAGAAGGAAAATATATACTCAACTAGTAAAAAAGTTGGGTTCAGTTCTCCTAGCTGGATATTCAAGGACAATCATCTTTACAATAAGACTATAATGCTGCTTGTCAATGCATATGTGTGCTTTATTCATTTATAACGAGTTGAACTTAATAACATTGCATTATTCTCAACAATGGGCTACAATTACTACACGCACTTGATTGTAGCCTAAATCAATATACATTTCAATAGAATTAACTTAATAACATAGTATTATTCTCAACACTGGGAAAAAATGACTACAAGCACTTGAATGTAGATAATTAATGTGTTCTTCAATTTATCAAATTATAAGCAATTGTTTACGTGTTTTTTCAAAAGACTTGAACCCATAACCTATGATTATACAGCAATAAATCCTAACATCTGGGGTACAATAACTTGTGCCAGATTAAATCTATTGTACGGTACTTGTTCACTTAGCAAGCTGCAGGAGGTTGTTCTGCCACTGCACCCTCTCCACCCAGCCACTCCCCCCTTGCATTATTCCTTTTCTTAGGAATATACTGTGTAAAGCTACAAAAAAGAAGAGGGCCAAAATCCAAAGTAACTAGTAGCAAACTAATTTGCAGCTTAAGCTGCCCCCAGATAGTATTCATCAGGTCAAGAACTGGAACTTCAAAGAGAAAATCATCTTAGTTATGTTCCTATTTCAACTGTGTAATTATATGCAAGAATCAGAGAGTGCCTAAGCTGTCTGTGGCAGAGACACTCGGTCTGTCAGGAAAATATAGTTATCTATGGATCTACAGACGATGCAAACAAATCGTGCATTTAAAGATAACAACAAGATAACAACAATGCTCTTGAGGATGTAAAGTACAGACATGGCTTCTGAAAATAGTTAACCTTATGCTTTTTCGCCAAACACTCAAGTCTTGAACGTAGAAAAAATGGATACCTTGGATCTAGTAGAAACTCCTTAGGAACGTAATTTATACCTACTCGCAAATCTGCAGCAGCTCCTAAATCGATGATTTTGAATGTTCGAGAACCTGATTTGATTGGGCAGTCTTCAGAAAAAATTTGCCAGTCAGAAAAAAAGCTCAATTAAAAGCTCATAGAGCAACTACCTTCAGAAAAAATGATATTTTGTGGCTTAATATCTCTATGAACAATCCCAGTCGAGTGTAGACTATCCAATGCAAATAAAATTTGCCTCAGAATTGTTTGAATAATCCTGTTCTCTCTTTCTATCCCTTTTGGCAAGTCTTGAACTTTTCCAAGAATCAGTGCTTCTACCTGTCAAAATTCAATGTCACGAGTTATTGAATTAGACATTTTACCAACAATATAAATCCATTCCTGTTCTCATGAATACGTTTAGACCAGTTATTTACATTTTTAGTCGTATTTCCTTATCAATTACTTCAGTGTAAAAACAATAATGAAAGATAATCTTCTGAAATTGCCAACGGAGAAAAAAGGACTGAAGGTACTAACATTGTAGGGAAAATCTTTACTCTGCATCAAATCGTAAAGTGTTGCTTCCCCTTCGAAACGCCATATAAGCCAATATTCACTTGTTTTCTTTGAAGAATTCTGACATGCAAATATTTAATATGGGTGAGtaaaacaaaattaataaataacctaTGAGATTATTTCAATTAATTAGTTATTCCCCTTCGATATTGAATTTGCTATATATGGTATCAGTATAAAACATAATTGAGAAACACCTCAAGAAATCCGTAAACAAAATCAGCACAACTATTCGAACAAGCCCTACGTGCCCGTTCATTCATCCAAATCTCCACTGCACCATATTCTGTAGCCTTCTTCAACACTAAATCCCCTGCCTTTTAACCACCACCAAAAACAATGTACACAATATTACTTCACTGTAAAAGCAATTTCAAGAATAGAGTTGTGATCAAGTGACAATCCGCGAATTAGACAAAAACGATACTAATGCTCAACATTGTTATCAATATTCATTCACTTAATGACCAAATATGTAAGATCACATCTTTCTAAACCTTGTATTAATATTCATACCATCTTCAAGTCTTCAACACTAATCAATGATAAACTAACTAATGCAATAACAAAAAAAATACATGCCAAAGAAGCGTAATTTAAACAGGACATAAATCAAATACCTTCGAAGAGTCATTCTTCAACGATACTCTATAAACAGTACCAAAAGCTCCCTCACCCAATTTCTTACCCAAAACAAAATCATCCTGCCATGATCACAAAAAAATCCACATATCATATACCACCAATCATACATTCCAAGATTATAACATAACATGCATGTATACATTACCAAAACACAATATCTTTACAAACAAATACTTATATTACCTTTCTATAAGTAGGTCTAAAGAACCTCTCAACAAAAGCAAGAACAAACATATCCCAAAAGCCAGGAGCCACACCAGGAGTAGCCCAAAGATAAGATAAAGTACTCAAAGCCAAAATAACACCAGGAACAGTAATAGTAAGCTCATTTGATCTTGGCAATGTGCTTCTATAAATCATATCACCACAAGCCATGACTGTACAAGGAAGCCCAACTCCAACACCCAAAAAAACATCATGAAAAACATCCACAACAAGCCCAGAAGCACTTATTTGATGGGCTTTTGATCTTGTTATACTTACATATTTTTCATGTAATAAAGTTGTGATCTTGATCTTTTTTCCCAAGAATTGTGATGGGGGTTTTGAGTTGAGAAAGTGGAGCTTAACTGTGCCTAATCCAACTCCAGTTGCAGCAAGAGCTGCCATTTCTATGAATATTTAAGATggtgaatgtgtttttaagtTTGTGGATATACATATATTATTTGTGTCTTAGATTGAGTTTGCTGGGAGTTTGATGACCAGTAGAACTAGTTAAACTGAGGTTTTTTGTTTGGTTTGTTGACGGTTATTTCTGGTATTTTTGTGGTGGTGAGTGGTTTGATAAACTAGTTTAATCTTGGCCACTAATAATATTGTGGATTGGTCTTGGACCTTCTTTTTGTGGGTTTTATCATGGGCTTTTGATTGTACAAGTAAAATCTGTTAAGAAAAAAGTGGTAGTTGTTGTGGCTCTCAATGGAAATAATAATCCTAAAAAAATTGTGAGTTGGGCTGATGAATGGAAATAGATTGGGCAGGACTTTTACCGGAATTTGGATGTCAGAGTTGTAATATCGTGTATAAAATTATAACACCCATGCCTCGCATTAAGCATTAAGGAGATCTGAGACTTATGTTCAATTTATAAGGCAAAATACTACGACTAtatgcaccaacaaatcatgatcttttgggggaCTATGATGGCTAGTAGTTACCCAAGCTGGCTGCATTTGGGACAATAGTCTTCAGCTTATTTCGGATTCGGAATCGAGACTTGACCCGATTTTTGAAAAAGGCTCAGAATTTGACCTGAGTTGTCACATATGGTATAAGAGTATTTGGGACATTTATAGATACAAATCAACAACTAATGTGGACCAAATCGTTAACTTTTTCAGACTGAcctgtggtgggttgttgggtccGGTACACATTCGGTTGTAGGCTTAAATGTTATAAACGGTATTAGAGCCGACTTTCGAAAGCTTAATTCGTCAAGTTTCTAGAGGTAAGGACACGTAGACTAATGGTATTACCCCGCAATAGACAGAGATCTGGAGGCGGGAACACGAAGCCAGCCgatattatcccacaatggctagaGATGCAAAGATCCGGGCCTATGGGCTGTCTGTTCGGCCTAACGAGGATTTCAAGAGTTTAAGTGGGAGAGTTTGTAACACCCATGTCTCACATCAAGGATATTTAtgacttctgttcagtttataaggcaaaaTACTAGTACTATATGCACCAataaatcatgatcttttgggggcctgtggtgggctagTCGTTCCCCAAGTTGGCTATATTTGGGAAAGTAGACTTCGACTTATTTCAGACTCAGAATTGGGACTTGACCCGGTTTTCGAAAATGGCTTGAGATTTGACCCGAGTTGTCATAAATGGTATCAAAGCCGACTCTCGAAAGCTTGATTTGTCAAGTTCCCGGAGGCGGGGACACGAAGGATGGTAGTATTATTTTGCAAACGGAGATCTGGGGGAAGGGACACGAAGTCAgccggtattatcccacaatggctagaGACGCAAAGATCCGGACCTATAAGCTGTCTGTTCGTCCTGACAAGGACGTCAGGAGTTAAGTGGGGGGTTTGTAATACCCATGTCCCACATCGAGaagatttgggacttctgttcagtttataaggcaaaaTACTACTACTAtatgcaccaacaaatcatgatcttttgggggcctgtggtgggctagTCGTTACACAAGTTGACTGTATTTGGGACAATAGACTTTGGCTTATTTTAGACTCGGAATCGGGACTTGACCTGGTTTCAAAAAAAGGCTCGgaatttgacccgggttgtcacgTTTGGTATTAGATCTCTGCTCGGCCTGAAGTGCAGTTGCACTGCACGGGTTCCGTATGTGGTTTTATGAGATCGACGAGGACGTCGATCCTATAAGAGGGGTGTTTGTAACATCCCGCATTGACAAGTATAAGAGTATTTGGGAgctttatagatacaagtcaataactaatgtgtaccaaatcCCTAGCTTTTTTCAGACTGAcctgtggtgggttgttgggtcTAGTACGCATTTGATTGTAGGCTTAAATGTTATAAATGGTATTAAAGCCGATTTTTGAAAGCTTGTTTCGTCAATTTTCTAGAGGCGGGAACACgaaggctggtggtattatcccatAATGGACAGAGATATGAAGGCGGAGACACGAAGCCATCCGGTATTATCCCATAATGACTAGAAAGACAAAGATCTGAACTTATGGGCTATATGTCCAGCCGGACGAGGACATCAGGAGTTTAAGTtggggagtttgtaacacccctatcccacatcgaggagatttgggacttctaTTCATTTTAAAGTAAAATAAATGAGTTGGATGAAATGTTAGGTATATATAAGATTATTTGgttataaaatagaattatcatcAGAGTACAAATGTTATTTTAATACCCAAAACCACTTTTGGTGCCATATTATAGTAATATATATAATCATTTTGCGTATAGGATTGAACTTACTCTAACAAGAATAAGGATTATGATAACATATAAAATGAGACTTTAGATCAAATATGTGGTTCATCCAACTTTAGAAAAAGTTAAAATTTCAAATTAGAGAAAACAACAAAGCATTGCAGGCGAGATTGTACGAAATAGGAGGGGTAGAGAGAGAGAGTTAAAACAATAAATACGCACGAAAAGTAAATTCACTCGTCCATTTCACTGAAATATATGCGCATGGAAAATTATAATGAATTCTAAGTGATAAACTGAAACTCTTTTTTTCCTAATTAATTTATAATGAAAATTGATGTATAAATATGACAAAAAATTGCTAATGAACAAAAATGATTCTAAATGTAAAAATTTGCAAAAAAAGGACTGTAATATAAGAATCCTATTACAGTATCAAATCAAACATATTAGAAAGCTGCAAGGACTCCAATATAACCAATATTATAAAGGAACACATaaaacatatttcaaaccaaACATATCAGGAAAATAATGCTTCCTCCTCCTCTTCAGGATAAATATCTTACTCAATTACATTTTTGTAGCAGCCTTTGTAGTTGCGATTGTAGTGTTAGAAATTTTCGTAGCCGCTTCTTCCCTTGGGGCTTTTGCACAACCCAAAAAGTCTCAATTAAACCATTTGCTTCAGTAGACGTCAGTAGTTGAACGAGAGGTTCCGTATATTCTAAATGTGATAGTGACTGATGTTCTTTCTTAGTTGTATCCCCGGTTACATATTTCTTCGATGTAACAATATTGGCTCGTGAAGCACATTGGCCTTCTCATCTTTCCCTCTCTTAatcatacatgatattaggtaccaaggtatatatatatatgactcAATTTATTGACAAATTTATCAAAAAAACTATATACAAGAGGATAGACATACTTCTTCTTTGGATTTATCTTTCGAGAATGAATTTCTCACTTCAGCAAAGAGTGTAAGAAGATTAAGGAATATAGGCATCATTGAGGGAAAAAAAATCTTAATTGTTTCTCTTTATTCCTTAATTCTAACAGCTCTCTATTTTCATAATCCGTTAGAGGCAGTGGAGGGGTAAATTGAGCTCCTGCGATTCCACATAATGTCATATTAATCACTAAATAATTTTTTAGATCAACTAATTACCAAAATTAATTTGTAGTAGTTGATAAGTGGGTATAAACTTCCACTTGACTTACTTTTTAGCTACAAATACATGAAAACAATagttaaaaaaattatcaaatgATACCCGTTTAAATAAATTCTGAATGTAATAAAAccaatattatacatatatatgagAGAGCTTATTATCATATTAACCATAAATTATAGTAGATCTATCCTTAATTATGCATAACACCAGCTTAATCATAATGCCCCCGTTATATATACAATTAAGATATATTTCTTGTTATTCCGTAACAATAccacaagaattacagaaggggggttgaatgtaattatgacttcttttttagatttttaaaactgttctaactcaataatatatataagtgtttgatttgcaaagtgcggaataatagaattgtataaatcaaaacacaagtaataaaaacataagtctttaaaactttctggtggatttgaatgtatccactagatatatatatatatatatatatatatatatatatatatatatatatatatatatatatatatatatcgagagaaccctgtgaagcttgaatagctcacagctgctttttaCAAGTtaacaaacaaactatagagaaatttttaacagttacagccttttctatttctcttctaaaatgtgtttgcttagttatttgttctacttgctacacttggtttatatatcaccaagtttatatggtaataaaacaggataataaaataaaacctatcaagtctaactccatgctgcttcactactctattccagcatctttgatagcatggaaatggtaatgattctttgttctcaaaaccttgctaaacaggctgccacattccttttgcaaatacccaatgcatatgactgtgttgtcactgtcaacatatatttgaattgatcatccgttggttatatgcttgttatccgtcgggtagtcttgttgatcatccgtcgggtagctttgttgatcatccgtcgggtagctatttgacacttgactccatttcatttatgcagaattacaagacatctaatatttacaattaatcaacctattctgcatatctactagtagtcaacatgactcatatgctactgcagaatctacataaagttgtttgcagaaatgtgctacattacttattgttacataagctactcacctggtggatatcaattagtcatccatcgggactatattgaatcaaccgtcgggactataattgatcatccgtcgggtgctacaaaattcactaagttaaatccactaaggtgttttatttagcttatcatcaagtacacaacatatttctaacaatctcccccaatttatgtctactggaattgtagccataaattaagagaaacttgatgataacaaaacatcctaaaaataCATATTGAAAAATAGTggataaaactgataagtgctacaatttactgaaaattgaacaatgcaaagtacacaaagaaattactcataataattatcaaggtgctcctctaatctgagcagatagatctatttccttgattgtctggatttctttccaagtcttctgttgttttcttcaatttgattctggagttgtctgttgaattcaagttcatcagcttctgagagatttagcatttcctgcatttctaaaagagtctcattgctagagatactcaattggtcctccaacctgaagaatcttctaactcctttttcatccctgaattccatcagccaatagggcctcagatgcactctctttcctgtaaagggaatagatagagtttttggaagtgcatatttggctctagtactcctcaactcctcaatcttctttagaactagtctttttgcagtcacattgtaaccaaaattctttttgaatgaagagtagatctttattagcaCAAATTGGTTTTCTAAaagaatcctatgaagtggccatgtcatctctctccctcccttgtatttaaataccagtatttcaggaagatgcctgtaagcatcaattcctcttacttcttccagttcattcaagtagagattcaagtatgaaaactccttgatgtcacaggTATACATAAGATCTCTCTtattgactgtgggttgagattttgttagggtcttggatcttagagacacaggcttcactttcttgattactcttgtctttgttttctttggcttatTGAAGATCGGAaagtttagctcaggaattggtaaactatcccagtctactggctcatccttaggaattatgggttcaccatgaatgttcctagttggatccaccaccttgaatgTACATAAttccactgagggttttgatgtctgagttgaagttatAGTGTTTTTGGGAGTTTAGTCTTCCATTTTCTCATCATTGAAGTCCAATTTTATTTTAGAAGgtagcttgtatctgaatcttcttttctgttgtggttcatctttcactttttgatcttgaggttcaacaattacagatggttgtgcaggaatttctgttgtggtttttactgcttgaagcttggccaagatagcagcttgcttcttcttctgtttgagctttttagcatctagagcaacttccttcttctcttacctgattctttctttctcttccttcttagcttccacaaatatggggtgtccagccatcacacaaatttccttaccatttctgtaaatcttagctaatcttcttttgagtgctgaattagctggatctttgtaaaaggcaattgacctagccaacagcttcttctcatctggcctaggtgtctcatacaccatatccataggatttttgtctgtGAATCTTGAGTAATTTCTTTTAGGCCTCATGATGAgatttgcttttggagatttgatgtaagaagtttgacccttttccagatagttcatacttatgtcattcaccgagattttcatgacttgagagtgattactgaagactttatctggtttctgaattggcccaaacttttgttgaatatttgcatctatctttctccatttttctttcagTTCCTTCTCTAAAGCTATAATATCAAGCATCTTAGGATttgactttgactcaagcttttcagctgctatttggattagATTAATGATATCCAACATTGGTGGATTTGTGAAAtaaattgttggcacaatcactttgctgacttgtatgtttagctgaagttcccccttacttgagcctttctccccctcacccttacttgagcttttctccccctttttgttatcatcaagtaaagTGGAGGATGAAGATTGTGCAACCACTAG
This genomic interval from Apium graveolens cultivar Ventura chromosome 8, ASM990537v1, whole genome shotgun sequence contains the following:
- the LOC141677283 gene encoding serine/threonine-protein kinase STN7, chloroplastic; the protein is MAALAATGVGLGTVKLHFLNSKPPSQFLGKKIKITTLLHEKYVSITRSKAHQISASGLVVDVFHDVFLGVGVGLPCTVMACGDMIYRSTLPRSNELTITVPGVILALSTLSYLWATPGVAPGFWDMFVLAFVERFFRPTYRKDDFVLGKKLGEGAFGTVYRVSLKNDSSKAGDLVLKKATEYGAVEIWMNERARRACSNSCADFVYGFLENSSKKTSEYWLIWRFEGEATLYDLMQSKDFPYNVEALILGKVQDLPKGIERENRIIQTILRQILFALDSLHSTGIVHRDIKPQNIIFSEGSRTFKIIDLGAAADLRVGINYVPKEFLLDPRYAAPEQYIMSTQTPSAPSAPVATALSPVLWQLNLPDRFDIYSTGLIFLQMAFPALRSDSSLIQFNRQLKRAEYDLLSWRKTVEPRASPDLRRGFELLALDNEIGWELLTSMVRYKARQRTSAKTALAHPYFVREGLLALSVMQNLRLQFFRATQQDYGEAANWIIQLMAKSGTEKEGGFTEAQLQNLREIKPKKKEKSQRNALASALRFQRKILKTLNESMGELNQRRKSLWWSRWIPRED